In Microvirga sp. 17 mud 1-3, the genomic window CGTCGAACATCGAATGGGCACGGAAGCGATAGGTGCGGCATTCGAGAAAGTACGGCTGTCCCGTCGCACGGACTGTATAGATGGCGCGCCGGGCGGCCGCTTCGACGGCAACTACGTCCATACCGTCCACCGCTTCCGACGCGATCCTGTAGCTTTGCGCCTTGCGGTGAATGTCGGTCTCCGCCTCTGAGATCTCCAGGGCGGTTCCCATGGCGTAGAGATTGTTCTCGCATACGAACAGAACCGGCACGTTCCAGAGAGCCGCCAGATTGAGGCTCTCATGAAACTCACCCTCGGCGACGGCGCCCTCCCCAAAGAAGCAGACGGTCACATGGTCCAGGTGATGTATCTTGTCTGCCAGGGCGAGGCCCACGGCGAGGGGGAGCCCGCCGCCCACGATGGCATTGCCTCCATAGAAGTTAGTGTCACGGTGGAACAGATGCATGGAGCCGCCGCGGCCGCCGCTGCAGCCCTCCCGTTTGCCGTACATTTCCGCCAGGGCTGCTGCCATAGGGACGCCGCGGACCAGGGCGTGACCATGCTCGCGATAGGTGGCGACGACGCGGTCCCGCTTTTCGAGGACGGGGATGATGCCGACCGCGACGGCCTCCTCGCCATCGTAAAGGTGCAGAAAGCCCCGGATCTTCTCCTGCGTATAGAGCTCGGCGCACTTGTCCTCGAACCGGCGAATCCGGACCATCTGCTTGAGCAGTTCGAGCTCATGGGTGCGGGAAAGTCGCGGCTTCGAGATCACGTCCGTTATCGCTCCTCGCTCTCAAGGGTGGAAGTGTCGCCTTCCGGCAGGCCGAGCTCGCGCGCCTTCAGCAGGCGGCGCATGATTTTGCCGCTGCGGGTCTTCGGCAGGTTCTGTCGAAAGGCAATTTCTTTGGGGGCGACTGCCGGGCCAAGCTTCTTGCGGGCATGGCCGAGAAGGTCCATGCGGAGCTCCTCGCTTGTCGCAAACCCCGCCTTGAGGGCGACAAAGGCCTTCACGGTTTCACCGGCGACAGGATCCGGAATGCCAATCACGCCGACCTCTGCGACCGCCGGATGTTCCATCAGGGCACTCTCGACTTCGAACGGTCCGATCAGATGGCCGGCGCTCTTGATCATGTCATCGGCCCGCCCGACGAACCAATAGTAGCCGTCCGCCCCGCGCATCGCGAGATCGCCGGAGAGATACCAGTCGTCCACGAAGCATTTGCGGTAGCGCTCCTCCTCATGGAGATAGGCCCGCATCATCGAGGGCCAGCCAGGTCGCAAAGCCAGTTCGCCGACCGTTGACGGAGCGGAGATTTCGCGGATATGCCCGTCCCGCTTCTCAACAATGCCCGCCGCCACACCGGGAAGGGGTTTGCCCATGGAGCCGGGATGGACATCCATCGCCTGGTAGTTAGCGATCATGATGCCGCCGGTCTCCGTCTGCCACCAGTTGTCATGGAAAGGCTTCCCGAAAGTTTGCGCGGACCAGACGACAGCCTCCGGATTGAGAGGCTCGCCGACGCTGGCCATGTACCGGAGATGGGAGAGATCGAAGCGCCGCGCGAACTCGCTTCCGACCTTCATGAGCATGCGGATCGCCGTCGGTGCTGTATACCAGACGCTGACTTTCTGATCCTGCAGGATTCGGTACCACCGTTCGGCATCGAACTCGGCCTGATCCACGATCATTGTCGTACCGTTCGTCAGCGGTGAGATGATGCCGTAGGACGTGCCGGTGACCCAGCCAGGGTCGGCCGTGCACCAGAAAATGTCGTCGGTATGGAGATCGAGCGCGAATTGTCCGGTAATGTGATGGGCGATCACGGCCGCATGCACGTGCACGGCCCCCTTAGGCCGGCCAGTTGTGCCGCTGGTGAAGTGAAGGAGGGCCATATCCTCTGGCGCCGTGCGCTCGATGTTGAAGTGATCGGAGGCCCTGTTCATCAGTCCTGCGAGGCCATGAATCCCAAGGGTCCCTGTATCACCCCCGTCGATGAGGATGACATGACGGAGGCTGTCGAGGTGGCTGTGCCACGGTGCAATTTTGCGGCGATAGAAATGGTCGGTGGTAACGAGCAGCTTCGCTTCGCCGATGCTCATGCGAGCTTTGATGGGCTCGGGCCCGAAGGCGGAAAAGAGGGGGCAAAAAACCGCCCCAGCCTTCAGGGATCCCAGAGCCGCGACATACAGTTCGGGAACACGCCCCAGGAGGCAGTAAACGCGGTCGCCCTTGGCGATATCGAGAGAACGAAGAATGTTGGCGAATCTGCTGGTCAGCCGCTGCAGATCGCCGTAGGTGAAGTTACGGATAGTATCATCCTGGCCGATCCAGCGAAGGGCGATTTTGTCGCCCAGGCCATGTGCGACGTGTCGGTCGACCGCTTCATAGGCGATGTTCAGTCCGCCACCGGGCAAACCGTCGAGAAGCGCGCGCGCCTGGTCCCACGAGAAGTCAGCGACCGCGCGATCATAGTCGCGCAGGTTTGAGAGAGCGATTTCTTCGGGACGCTTTCGAATAGAATCCCAGGGCATTCCGCCTCCGCAGGTGCGCAACTTTGCAAAATTCTCGCAAAAGCTGCGGCCGATCATTGAGAATGGTCAATGATGGGATGCCTGTAGGACTTCACCATGCGTCCGCCACCCGACCGGGACTGCGGTTCATAACCTTGGCCGGTCTTAGAAAAGGCGTACCCAGTGGGTCGAAACGGGCAATCTAGCCGCGTCGGCAGTCGGTGCCCGACATGAGTGAACAGCCGAGACATGCTCGCGTAGGTTCGTTCTATCATCTCGCAGACGTCTCACTCGAGGGACGCTCCTGCTGCGGGCTCGCGTGTTTCGCCGCCCGCGCCGATGATTTGAGCCGGTGGACGACCGCGGCCGAAGCTACCCCTTCCGTTTATTGTCTCGGAAAGTGTTACGCTGGACCCAGTACGGCGAGCCAGGATCTCCGTCCGCACATTGCCGTCTGCACCAGCCGGACCGTGCTCCTCGGCAATGTCATCAAGGGTGGTCTGCGCAACTTTGCGGCCTATTGCGGCGCGGGAGGAGGAACCGCGTGGGCGAAGGCCCAGATGATGGCGCCGGCTGAGCTGGTGGGTCTCATTGAAAAATCCGGGCTGCGTGGGCGTGGCGGTGCCGGCTTTCCATCTGGCCGCAAATGGCAAGCGGTAGCGTCGCATGCGAGTGTCCTGAAATACCTGGTGGTCAACGCCGATGAAGGCGACCCTGGCGCATTTTCCGACCGCTTCCTGCTTGAGGATGATCCGTTCCGTATGATCGAAGCCGCGATGATCGCGGCACGTGCGGTTGGAGCAACGCAAGGCTACGTCTACCTGCGCAAGGAATACCCGGATGCGGCGGGAATTCTGCGCGACGCTCTTCAGCAAGCCAAGAGCGCGGGTTGGCTGGGAGCCGGGTTTGACATGGCATTGGTGGTGGGCGAGGGGAGCTACGTCTGTGGCGAAGAAACCGCAATGCTGAACGCGCTCGAAGGGCGTCGACCGGAGGTGCGCGTACGGCCGCCGCAAATTTCAGAGCGCGGCTTGTACGGTGCACCGACCCTTGTGCACAACGTCGAGACGCTCTGCGCCGTACCATGGATCGTCGAACAGGGTGCGGATGCATATGCGGCTCTCGGCTTTTCCAAAAGCCGGGGCACCAAGCTGTTGTCGCTCAACTCTCTCTTTCGTCGGCCTGGCCTGTATGAGGTTGAATTCGGCATTTCACTTGCCGATCTCTGTGAGAACCTTGGCGGGGGGCTGCGCCGGGGGAAGCTGAAAGGACTCATGATCGGTGGTCCGCTTGCCGGCATCGTCCCGCCCGATCTTCTGGACACAAGGCTCGGCTATGAAGAACTGCAGGCCATCGGCTGTGCGGTTGGGCATGGCGGGATCATTGCGTTTGCCGACGACACGCCCCTGGCCGCCATCATGAGCGAAGTGTTTCGTTTCGGCGCATATGAATCGTGCGGCAAGTGTACCCCGTGCCGGCAAGGCACGCCTGTTCTCGCCGAGGCCTTCAAGAGTTTGGCGCAGGGCCGGAGGATTAACCGCCAAGACTATGCTGCACTGATCGACGTGCTTGCTGCTACCAGTCTGTGCGGCCACGGGCGAGGATTGGCTGAGTTCGCCTCCGCGGTCGAACGGCATTATGGCGAGGAGTTGGCGTCGTGCTTCGCCTGATCATCAATGGCATGCCTCATCGCGTTGCGCCGGGAACGCTCCTGATCGACGCCCTCCGATTGGCGGGAGCGCCCGTGCCGCAGGTGTGCCACGATGCGCGCATTGCCCCTTCGGGTGGCTGTCGATTGTGTGTGGTCGAAATCGAGGGTCAGCAAAGGCCGATTGCGAGTTGCACCACCATTGCGGAGGAAGGCATGCAGGTCCGCTCCCATACGGCGGCCCTGCAATCCTTCCGAAAAACCAATCTCGAATTGCTGGCTGAGCATTACCCGCCCGATGCCGTCGCGGCCAGACCGGACCTGCCCTTTCATCGCCTCCTGAATGAATTCGGCGTGACTGCGGGCGGATCGGTCGTGACCGGCACCCTCTTCCAGGATGATACCCATCCTTATATCGGCGTCGCGATGGAACGCTGTATCCGTTGCGATCGCTGCATTCGCATCTGTGATGAACTTCAGGGGCAATTCGTATGGGAGGCGATTGGACGCGGCAGCGCCACCTATGTGGCGCCGGGCCGGGGCAAGACGATGCTGGAGGGCGGATGCGTCAGCTGTGGGGCCTGCGTCGATACCTGTCCAAGCGGCGCGTTGTTTGACAAGCGTAGCCCGACACAGCCGTCCAGCTGGACACGTAGCACGTGCGCCTATTGCGGCGTTGGGTGTCAAATGGAAGTCGGCGCATCAGCGGGGCTGGTCGTGGCCGTCAGGCCGGCCGACAGCCCCGTGAATCGGGGCCACCTCTGCGTGAAAGGGCGTTATGCTTTTGAGTTTAACCAGGCGGATGATCGAATATCCACGCCTATGATCCGGCGCGACGGCGCCTGGGAGGCTAAGACGTGGGACGTTGCGTTCGAACACGTGGCGACCGAGCTCCTGCGCATCCGCACGATGCACGGTGCCGACGCGATTGGAGTGCTAGGGTCGGCGCGCGCCAGCAACGAGGAAAATTATCTGACTCAGAAGTTCGCCCGAGTGATCCTGGGAACCAACAACGTAGATTGCTGTGCGCGCGTCTGCCATACGCCGAGTGCCAAGGCGCTGAAAACCATGCTCGGCACCGGCGCATCCACCAATAGCTTCGACGATATTGAACGCGCGCGAACCATCCTTATCTGTGGCGCCAATCCGACGGAAAATCATCCGGTCGTCGGTGCGCGAATCAAACAGGCGGCGCTACATGGCGCCAAACTGATCGTCATTGATCCCCGTCGTACCGAGCTCGCCGCCTTGGCGGATCTGCACCTTGCGGTCCGCCCGGGCTGCAACGTGCCGCTGATCAATGCAATCGCGGCGGCCCTGATCGAGGAGAACCTGGTCGATCAGAGATTCCTGGCCGAAAGGGTCACCGGTTATGAGTCATTTGTAACTTTCATCCAGGCCTATAGGCCCGAGCAAGTCGCACCTGAGTGCAGAGTCGCAGCCGAGGACATCCGCGCAGCGGCGCGTCTGTATTCCGAGTGCAGACCGTCGATGTGCTTTCATGGACTGGGCATAACCGAACATTTGCAGGGTACTGAGGGTGTCGAGGCGCTCATCAATCTTGCCCTCCTGACGGGGAATCTGGGCAGGCCCGGAACCGGCATCAATCCTCTGCGCGGACAGAACAACGTCCAGGGCGCAGCTCTCATGGGGTGCGATCCGGCGTCACTGACCGGCGTGCAGTCACTCAAGGAGGCCGGCCCGCGCTTCGAGGCCGTTTGGGGAGCGCACTTGCCGAAAACCCACGGCCTTGACTTGCTCCAGATGATGGATGAGGCCTGCTCAGGCCGACTTAAGGCCTTGTGGGTCATCGGTTATGACATTTACCTGACGCTCGCCGATGCGGCCCGGAGCCGCGCCGCATTGGCCAATCTTGACCTGCTGATCATCCAGGACCTGTTTCTGAATCAGACCGCACACGAGTTCGGCACTGTTTTCCTGCCTGCCGCTTCGGCGTTCGAAAAGGACGGGACGTTCATGAATGCGGAACGCCGTGTGCAGCGGATAAGGGCTGCTGTCGCGCCCCCGGGGGAGGCGCTGCCCGATTGGGTGATCATCCAGCAACTGGCAGGCCGTCTGGGCCACGCTGACGGCTTCGAGTTTGCACATCCGCAGGCGATCTGGGACGAGGTGCGTACAGTCTGGCCTGATGTGGCCGGCCTGACTTACGATCGCCTCGAGAACGAGGCGCCTCATTGGCCGTGTCCAAACGAGCAGCATCCCGGCACGCCTGTCTTGCATCAGACGAGCTTTTCGGCCGAAAAGACCGCCAAGCTGGTGCCGGTTCCATACATACCGACCTCGGAAAGCGCGGATGCGGACTATCCTTTCCTCCTCACTTCCGGCCGCCGGCTTTATGCGTTCAATGCTGGTACGATGACCAGCCGGACGCCGAACAGCCTGTTGCAGCCGACGGATGTTTTGGACATGGCGCCGGCTGACGCCCTGAGGTTCGGCTTAGCCGATGGTGAATCGGTCATTGTTCGCAGCCGCTACGGGGCTGCCACTCTGCCTTTGTGCGTGAATGATGCTGTGGCGCCAGGCGAATTATTCGTGACGTTCCATTGCCCCGAGTTGTTCGTGAACAATCTGACCTCATCGGTGCGCGACCGACTGGTGCATACGCCAGAATATAAGATGACGGCCGTTCGCGTCGAAAAGGCAACGCGAATATGACCTGAGGGCCGGATCAAAGGAGACGTTCAGGAAACAATCATAAGTGCTGACCGACCGTCCAGAAATGCCGGTCCCAAATGGCTCGCCTTCTCAGGCCGCTTTGATGGAAGCCGCTTTCCCAACTTGGTGCAGGGCCGGAAACTCGTCTGCCGTGATCGTTTCCTTCTGCAGCAGGAGAGCTGCTCCGGCCTCGAGATCCGCCATGCGCAGGGCAAGAATGTCACAGGCCTTCCTAAAGGCCAGATCGATGATCTCGCGGCTTGTGACATCGATCTCTCGGATCGTCTGCTCTGATGCATTGGGCCGGTCGATTGAGCCAACTCCCAGAAATGGCTGCGCTGGCGGCAGATAGGTGCGCTGACCAGTGACGTCCGCCATGCCATGCCGTGTCACCATCTCCAGAGCAATCTCCGTCGCGCGCTGCAGGTCATCCGCTGCTCCGGTCGAGACGTCGTCGTCGAAGACGAGGGATTCGGCCGCCCGCCCGCCCATGAGGACCGCAATCCTGTTGCGCAGATCACTCTCCGCCAGGAGGAAGCGATCCTCGGTCGGACGCTGGATCGTATAGCCGAGCGCTCCGACGCCGCGGGGGATGATCGACACCTTGAGCACGGGATCGACTCCCGACAGGCTCGCGGCCACCAACGCGTGGCCCATCTCGTGGTAGGCTACGCGCCGCCTCTCCTCATGGCTGAGAACCCGGCTCTTCTTTTCGAGACCTGCCACGATCCGCTCGATGGCGGCCGTGAAGTCCGCGACCGTGACGTCCTCGGCCTTGCGGCGGGTCGCAATGATGGCCGCTTCATTGACGAGGTTGGCCAGATCCGCGCCCGTGAACCCCGTCGTCAAGCCCGCGATGTCATCAAGATTGACGCCGGAAGCGAGACGGATCTTGCGTACGTGGACTTTCAGGATTTCGATACGTCCCTTCCGATCCGGCCTGTCCAGGAGAACCTGGCGGTCGAAGCGGCCCGGCCGTAGGAGGGCAGGGTCGAGTACTTCCGGCCGGTTCGTCGCGGCGAGAAGGATGACGCCGCTGCTCGGATCAAAGCCGTCCAGCTCCGCAAGGAGCTGGTTGAGCGTCTGCTCCTTCTCGTCGTATCCACCGGCGATCGGAGCCGCAGCCCGGCTACGGCCGAGGGCATCGAGCTCATCGATGAAAATAATGCAGGGGGCGGCCTTGCGTGCCTGCTCGAACAGGTCCCGCACCCGTGCGGCGCCGACGCCCACGAACAGCTCGACAAATTCGGATCCGGAGATCGAAAAGAACGCGACGCCCGCCTCACCGGCAACGGCGCGCGCCAGTAACGTCTTGCCGGTTCCGGGCGGCCCCACCAGAAGGATGCCTTTCGGCACACGCGCGCCCAGGCGGCCATAAGATTGCGGGTTCTTGAGGAACTGCACGATCTCCTGGAGTTCGAACTTGGCCTCATCGGCCCCTGCAACGTCTGCGAAGGTGACCTTGGTGTCGGTCTCGACATAGACCTTGGCCTTTGATTTCCCGATCGCCATGAGCCCGCCAAGGCCCTGGCGCTCCGCCATGCTGCGGAACAGGAACGCCCAGAGCAGGTAGAAGATCAGGAGCGGCAAGATCCATGACAGAATTGTCGCAAGGATTCCTCCCGATGGCGCGCCCGAGACGGTGACGCCCTTGGCAGCGAGTTTCTCCGCGAGCGTCGGATCAACCCGGGTCGTCGCTATTTGAGTGCGCCCGCCTGACAAAGGCTCCTTCAGAACACCCGTGATCGTGTCCTGACCGACAGTGACCTGAGCGACCTTACCGTCGGAGACGAGTTGCTCGAACTGGCTGTATGGAATGGTCTCCACCTGCTGGGCGCTCGTCCAGAGCTGCTGGATGAGCATAACCCCGAGGAAGGCCGCGATGATGTACCAGATGGTCCATTGCTGCTTGCGTGCGTCTGCGTCCATTGCGCTTCCCATCACGAGCGTGAAAGCCCGCCATGCGTCTTGATCGGCGCTGGCATCGATCCTTCGGTCCGGCGGCATCCAAAAGCATGTCCCTCCGACGGTCTCCGGAACTGGAGGCCCTGGGGGCGCATCCCTTCGAGGACCCGGCTGATGGTCAGGGCGGCCAAGGCCTCTTCCTCGACGACCTCGAGAACGGTCTCGGTTGTCTTCGGCTCAGCGCAATCCATGCTTGCCGAGAAGCCTGACAGTGCTGGCCTGCGGGCCCTTGTCGCCCATCTCCTCGGCGAAGGTCACCCGCACCCCCGGCCTCAGATCCGCGAAAGCGTCGTCGATCACGCTGTTCCGGTGGAAATAGATCTCACGCCCATCACCCGCTTCGAGAAAGCCGTATCCCTCCTCAGGCTGCACCCATTTCACAGTTCCGATCGGCTGGGATTCGTGGGCTTTGATTTCGCCCTGCATGTGCCGCATTGCGTCCTGAAGCTGTCGCCGGGCACGATTGAAGGCATCGTTGATCGCAAAGGCCGGGTCGGAGAATCGTTCGTCCTCAGGCGGTGTGTGCTCGACGGCGACCTCACGCCCATCTGGCAGAACCAGGTGGATGTTGAGCTCATACTGCCCGCCGGTCCGATGGCCCCGGCCGGGCCCTTTCATCACGACACGGCCAGCGGTGAGCCGGTCGCAGAACTTTTCGAGACCGGTCATCTTCTGCTCGATCAGGGTGCGTTGCTGCTCCGTCGGCTCGAAGCCTTGGAAATCGATCTGAGCAGGGACATGCATGATGGCGCTCCTCTTTGCCAGGGCGGAAAAACTTGGCCAAGGCGGAAAAACTTGCTGACAGCGTGGATCTCCCTGCCTTCCCTGCATTGAGGAATGTCAAGAACCGTCGCCCCGTCACGTTGTCGGGGCCGCAGTTTCCGGCGAGAAGGACGATGATGGTCGGGATCTGAGCTGCGAAGCACAACGGCAGATGCTTGAGGTGTCGGGCCTTCTCGAATGCCGATTCCCGTTGATTTTTCTCAACAAGCCGCACTGCGTATGCAGTAGATTTTCCCTCTGGCTTCATGAGCCGGCGGGGCGCTTCTTGGGCTTCGCTGCAATCGTGAAGGAGAGTTTCAGATGAGGACTATTATCAACCAGACGCAAGATAGAGCCATGAATGTGGGTAATCTCGTTCTTGGTGCCATTCTGTTCCTGTCGCCCTGGCTCCTAAGCTTCCGCACTGAAGGCTATGCAGCCTGGAACGCCTGGATGACCGGCGGCATCATCGCCATCGTCGGCTTGGTGGCGGCCCTGCAGGTCTATGACTGGGAGGAATGGGTGAGCCTGCTTGCCGGCCTATGGGCAATCGTGTCCCCTTGGCTTCTCGGGTTCTCAGGGTTGACCTCTGCCATGTGGACCCATGTCGCGGTCGGCCTGATCGTGGCAGTGCTGGCGGGAGGCGAGCTTTGGCGGCTTTATGGATCGTCAGAGGCTCGATCCGTCTGATTCGATCTGCCGCCCATTTGGGTCGTGCCTATTTCGCTCGCCGCAGTCCCCTGATGGCAGATTGGAAGCAGGAGCCGGTGCTATTTTGCGTCCAGGCCTCCCGGCGATGATTGTTGAGGCGCTCGGTCTCGAGAGACACTTCTCCAGACCGATCTTCACGAAGGTGTACAAGCGGCCATAGGCCAATGCGCCGAAGCTTTTTTCGCAGAGAGGTGGCTCGCTCATCAGCAGAAGGAGGGAGATGACGTCTCCTGGATGTCGCATCCGCATTCA contains:
- a CDS encoding SPW repeat protein; the protein is MRTIINQTQDRAMNVGNLVLGAILFLSPWLLSFRTEGYAAWNAWMTGGIIAIVGLVAALQVYDWEEWVSLLAGLWAIVSPWLLGFSGLTSAMWTHVAVGLIVAVLAGGELWRLYGSSEARSV
- a CDS encoding NADH-quinone oxidoreductase subunit F, with the protein product MLLGNVIKGGLRNFAAYCGAGGGTAWAKAQMMAPAELVGLIEKSGLRGRGGAGFPSGRKWQAVASHASVLKYLVVNADEGDPGAFSDRFLLEDDPFRMIEAAMIAARAVGATQGYVYLRKEYPDAAGILRDALQQAKSAGWLGAGFDMALVVGEGSYVCGEETAMLNALEGRRPEVRVRPPQISERGLYGAPTLVHNVETLCAVPWIVEQGADAYAALGFSKSRGTKLLSLNSLFRRPGLYEVEFGISLADLCENLGGGLRRGKLKGLMIGGPLAGIVPPDLLDTRLGYEELQAIGCAVGHGGIIAFADDTPLAAIMSEVFRFGAYESCGKCTPCRQGTPVLAEAFKSLAQGRRINRQDYAALIDVLAATSLCGHGRGLAEFASAVERHYGEELASCFA
- the fdhF gene encoding formate dehydrogenase subunit alpha; translation: MLRLIINGMPHRVAPGTLLIDALRLAGAPVPQVCHDARIAPSGGCRLCVVEIEGQQRPIASCTTIAEEGMQVRSHTAALQSFRKTNLELLAEHYPPDAVAARPDLPFHRLLNEFGVTAGGSVVTGTLFQDDTHPYIGVAMERCIRCDRCIRICDELQGQFVWEAIGRGSATYVAPGRGKTMLEGGCVSCGACVDTCPSGALFDKRSPTQPSSWTRSTCAYCGVGCQMEVGASAGLVVAVRPADSPVNRGHLCVKGRYAFEFNQADDRISTPMIRRDGAWEAKTWDVAFEHVATELLRIRTMHGADAIGVLGSARASNEENYLTQKFARVILGTNNVDCCARVCHTPSAKALKTMLGTGASTNSFDDIERARTILICGANPTENHPVVGARIKQAALHGAKLIVIDPRRTELAALADLHLAVRPGCNVPLINAIAAALIEENLVDQRFLAERVTGYESFVTFIQAYRPEQVAPECRVAAEDIRAAARLYSECRPSMCFHGLGITEHLQGTEGVEALINLALLTGNLGRPGTGINPLRGQNNVQGAALMGCDPASLTGVQSLKEAGPRFEAVWGAHLPKTHGLDLLQMMDEACSGRLKALWVIGYDIYLTLADAARSRAALANLDLLIIQDLFLNQTAHEFGTVFLPAASAFEKDGTFMNAERRVQRIRAAVAPPGEALPDWVIIQQLAGRLGHADGFEFAHPQAIWDEVRTVWPDVAGLTYDRLENEAPHWPCPNEQHPGTPVLHQTSFSAEKTAKLVPVPYIPTSESADADYPFLLTSGRRLYAFNAGTMTSRTPNSLLQPTDVLDMAPADALRFGLADGESVIVRSRYGAATLPLCVNDAVAPGELFVTFHCPELFVNNLTSSVRDRLVHTPEYKMTAVRVEKATRI
- the acsA gene encoding acetate--CoA ligase, coding for MPWDSIRKRPEEIALSNLRDYDRAVADFSWDQARALLDGLPGGGLNIAYEAVDRHVAHGLGDKIALRWIGQDDTIRNFTYGDLQRLTSRFANILRSLDIAKGDRVYCLLGRVPELYVAALGSLKAGAVFCPLFSAFGPEPIKARMSIGEAKLLVTTDHFYRRKIAPWHSHLDSLRHVILIDGGDTGTLGIHGLAGLMNRASDHFNIERTAPEDMALLHFTSGTTGRPKGAVHVHAAVIAHHITGQFALDLHTDDIFWCTADPGWVTGTSYGIISPLTNGTTMIVDQAEFDAERWYRILQDQKVSVWYTAPTAIRMLMKVGSEFARRFDLSHLRYMASVGEPLNPEAVVWSAQTFGKPFHDNWWQTETGGIMIANYQAMDVHPGSMGKPLPGVAAGIVEKRDGHIREISAPSTVGELALRPGWPSMMRAYLHEEERYRKCFVDDWYLSGDLAMRGADGYYWFVGRADDMIKSAGHLIGPFEVESALMEHPAVAEVGVIGIPDPVAGETVKAFVALKAGFATSEELRMDLLGHARKKLGPAVAPKEIAFRQNLPKTRSGKIMRRLLKARELGLPEGDTSTLESEER
- the ftsH gene encoding ATP-dependent zinc metalloprotease FtsH, which produces MDADARKQQWTIWYIIAAFLGVMLIQQLWTSAQQVETIPYSQFEQLVSDGKVAQVTVGQDTITGVLKEPLSGGRTQIATTRVDPTLAEKLAAKGVTVSGAPSGGILATILSWILPLLIFYLLWAFLFRSMAERQGLGGLMAIGKSKAKVYVETDTKVTFADVAGADEAKFELQEIVQFLKNPQSYGRLGARVPKGILLVGPPGTGKTLLARAVAGEAGVAFFSISGSEFVELFVGVGAARVRDLFEQARKAAPCIIFIDELDALGRSRAAAPIAGGYDEKEQTLNQLLAELDGFDPSSGVILLAATNRPEVLDPALLRPGRFDRQVLLDRPDRKGRIEILKVHVRKIRLASGVNLDDIAGLTTGFTGADLANLVNEAAIIATRRKAEDVTVADFTAAIERIVAGLEKKSRVLSHEERRRVAYHEMGHALVAASLSGVDPVLKVSIIPRGVGALGYTIQRPTEDRFLLAESDLRNRIAVLMGGRAAESLVFDDDVSTGAADDLQRATEIALEMVTRHGMADVTGQRTYLPPAQPFLGVGSIDRPNASEQTIREIDVTSREIIDLAFRKACDILALRMADLEAGAALLLQKETITADEFPALHQVGKAASIKAA
- a CDS encoding cold shock domain-containing protein yields the protein MHVPAQIDFQGFEPTEQQRTLIEQKMTGLEKFCDRLTAGRVVMKGPGRGHRTGGQYELNIHLVLPDGREVAVEHTPPEDERFSDPAFAINDAFNRARRQLQDAMRHMQGEIKAHESQPIGTVKWVQPEEGYGFLEAGDGREIYFHRNSVIDDAFADLRPGVRVTFAEEMGDKGPQASTVRLLGKHGLR